The following are from one region of the Gloeomargarita lithophora Alchichica-D10 genome:
- a CDS encoding DNA-directed RNA polymerase subunit beta'', which yields MNQPAPRPLFRNKVIGKGQLKELIGWAFSRYGTARTAQMADFIKSMGFRYATQAGVSISIDDLRVPPSKPELLQLAEEVIQTTKERYDRGEITKVEQFQKVIDTWNATSETLKDDLMRNFEQTDPLNPVYMMATSGARGNVSQVRQLVGMRGLMADPNGEIIEQPIKANFREGLTVTDYIISSYGARKGLVDTALRTADSGYLTRRLVDVAQDMIIREVDCGTQKGIILRTLQVGERQIPLRERLIGRVAARDILHPETQAVLVVRNQSISSDLAKAIVKAGVTEVMVRSPLTCEASHSICQNCYGWNLAHGQLVDMGEAVGIIAAQSIGEPGTQLTMRTFHTGGVFTGDVAELTRAPFAGVMELGNEAPTRTHRTRHGEDALVAEGDTILKLVGETETKEFTLTKGSIVLVQPGTQVRPGQVLAEKPITGHTRRTTEKATRDVSTDIPGEVYCADLQVEEKLDRSAGSDGQSATIRSTQRAGLIWVLAGEVYNLPPGAEPVVQTGQEIQAETVLSQTDLISEHGGLVRLSQGENHRGSREIKIITSSVLLDQAKVIKETLHGSEHYMLETRAGQRFALKVSPGSKVTHATVVAELQDSQYRTQTGGIVRYSAGLETIRKGRGSKQGYEVTQGGTLLWIPEETHEVNKDISLLLVAAGESVEAGTEIVKDIFCQNAGVVEVVEKNDILREVVLKPGQVFLVDDPNLAMERHESLAHPGETVLPGLQVEALSFLEYVDTPAGAALLLRPVVEYTIATEPAVPSQEAMHESGAGIRLRTVQRLSYKDTERVKSKDGVELLRTQLVLEIGEDAPQLAADIEFMPDGQDDAISRLQLVILESLVVRADEEADQIQGRTQTQILVQDGQTIAPASPVARTVMLSRTGGFVGRIIQEGGTTRKLVVVTSEDQFQLPLGGAKAQVRAGQMLRAGDELAPGVTAPESGQVVQVKKDQVTLRLARPYLASAGATLHVGHGDLVQRNERLVTLVFERVKNSDIIQGLPRIEELLEARKPKDSCNLAPRSGQVQVTRSPDDTYQIKIIASDGQEVNDLKTDPGQNLVVTDGEIVQAGEPLTDGPINPHELLELFFKVYRENESPYEACRHSLEKVQTHLVNEVQGVYRNQGIEISDKHIEVVVRQMTAKVLVEDGGDTMRLPGEMMTLREIESLNNTVPGAPAQYGPKLMGITKAALNTDSFISAASFQETTKVLTEAAIEGRVDYLRGLKENVIIGRLIPAGTGFFAESSSGYRHRTVIEVPESEEEILVLSEDMVDDSTDPRQVLVEEE from the coding sequence ATGAACCAACCCGCCCCCCGTCCCCTGTTTCGCAACAAAGTCATCGGCAAAGGCCAGTTGAAGGAGTTAATCGGCTGGGCATTTAGCCGCTATGGCACCGCCCGCACCGCCCAGATGGCCGACTTTATCAAAAGTATGGGGTTTCGGTATGCCACCCAGGCCGGGGTATCCATCAGCATTGACGACCTGCGGGTGCCCCCCAGCAAGCCGGAATTGCTCCAACTGGCGGAAGAAGTCATCCAAACCACCAAGGAGCGCTACGACCGGGGGGAAATTACCAAGGTGGAGCAGTTCCAAAAGGTGATTGACACCTGGAATGCCACCAGCGAAACCCTCAAGGATGACTTGATGCGCAATTTTGAGCAGACCGACCCCCTGAACCCGGTGTACATGATGGCGACTTCCGGGGCGCGGGGAAATGTGTCCCAGGTGCGGCAGTTGGTGGGGATGCGGGGGTTGATGGCCGACCCGAATGGGGAAATTATTGAGCAACCGATCAAGGCCAATTTCCGGGAGGGGTTGACCGTCACGGATTACATTATTTCCTCCTACGGTGCCCGCAAAGGCTTAGTGGACACGGCTCTACGCACGGCGGACTCCGGCTATCTCACCCGCCGGTTGGTGGATGTGGCGCAGGATATGATCATTCGGGAAGTTGACTGCGGTACCCAAAAAGGGATTATTCTGCGTACCCTCCAGGTGGGGGAACGGCAAATCCCCCTGCGGGAGCGGTTGATTGGTCGGGTGGCCGCCCGGGATATTTTGCATCCTGAAACCCAGGCAGTCCTGGTGGTACGCAACCAAAGCATCAGCAGTGACCTAGCCAAAGCCATTGTCAAAGCCGGGGTCACGGAAGTGATGGTGCGTTCCCCCTTGACCTGCGAGGCCAGCCATTCGATTTGCCAAAATTGCTACGGCTGGAATCTTGCCCACGGCCAGTTGGTGGACATGGGGGAAGCGGTGGGAATCATTGCCGCCCAATCCATCGGTGAACCCGGCACCCAGTTGACCATGCGGACATTTCACACAGGGGGCGTATTTACCGGGGATGTGGCGGAACTGACCCGGGCGCCTTTTGCGGGGGTGATGGAACTGGGCAATGAAGCTCCCACCCGCACCCACCGCACCCGCCACGGAGAGGATGCCCTGGTGGCCGAAGGGGATACCATCCTAAAACTGGTGGGCGAAACGGAAACCAAGGAATTTACCCTGACCAAGGGCAGTATTGTGTTGGTGCAACCGGGCACCCAGGTACGTCCGGGGCAGGTGTTGGCGGAAAAACCCATCACCGGCCATACCCGCCGCACGACGGAAAAAGCTACCCGGGATGTGTCAACGGATATTCCCGGCGAGGTGTACTGCGCCGATTTGCAGGTGGAAGAAAAACTGGATCGCAGTGCGGGCAGTGACGGGCAGTCGGCCACGATTCGCAGTACGCAACGGGCGGGGCTGATCTGGGTGCTGGCGGGGGAAGTCTATAACCTGCCTCCGGGTGCCGAGCCGGTGGTGCAAACCGGCCAGGAAATCCAGGCGGAAACCGTTTTGTCCCAGACGGATTTGATTAGCGAACATGGGGGGCTGGTGCGCCTCAGCCAGGGGGAAAATCACCGGGGTAGTCGGGAGATTAAAATTATTACTTCGTCGGTACTGCTTGACCAGGCCAAGGTGATCAAAGAAACCCTGCATGGGAGCGAGCACTATATGCTGGAAACCCGTGCTGGCCAACGCTTTGCCCTCAAGGTCAGCCCTGGTAGCAAAGTTACCCATGCGACCGTGGTGGCGGAATTGCAAGACAGCCAATACCGCACCCAAACCGGGGGGATCGTCCGTTATAGTGCGGGTTTGGAAACCATCCGCAAGGGGCGGGGGAGCAAACAGGGTTACGAAGTGACCCAGGGGGGGACTCTGCTCTGGATTCCTGAGGAAACCCATGAGGTGAATAAAGACATTTCCCTCCTGCTCGTGGCTGCCGGGGAATCCGTGGAGGCTGGCACCGAGATTGTCAAAGACATTTTCTGCCAGAATGCTGGGGTGGTGGAAGTGGTGGAGAAAAACGATATTCTCCGGGAGGTCGTTCTCAAGCCGGGACAGGTGTTTTTGGTGGATGACCCCAACCTGGCGATGGAGCGGCACGAAAGCCTGGCGCATCCGGGGGAAACCGTCCTGCCGGGTTTGCAGGTGGAGGCACTTAGTTTTTTGGAGTACGTTGACACCCCCGCCGGGGCGGCCTTGTTGTTGCGCCCGGTGGTGGAATACACCATTGCCACGGAGCCAGCGGTGCCCAGCCAGGAGGCCATGCACGAATCCGGGGCGGGGATTCGCCTGCGGACGGTGCAACGGTTGAGCTATAAAGACACCGAGCGGGTGAAATCAAAAGACGGGGTGGAATTGCTCCGTACCCAGTTGGTACTAGAAATTGGCGAGGATGCCCCCCAACTGGCCGCCGATATTGAATTTATGCCGGACGGCCAAGATGATGCCATTAGCCGCTTGCAGTTGGTGATCCTGGAATCGCTGGTGGTGCGGGCGGACGAGGAAGCTGACCAAATCCAAGGCCGCACCCAGACCCAGATTTTGGTGCAGGACGGTCAGACCATCGCCCCTGCTTCCCCCGTGGCGCGCACGGTGATGCTCAGCCGCACCGGTGGGTTTGTCGGGCGGATTATCCAGGAAGGCGGCACCACCCGCAAGTTGGTGGTGGTCACCTCGGAAGACCAGTTCCAACTGCCCTTGGGCGGTGCCAAAGCCCAGGTGCGTGCGGGGCAGATGCTCCGGGCGGGGGATGAACTGGCACCGGGGGTGACCGCCCCGGAATCCGGCCAGGTGGTGCAGGTCAAAAAAGACCAGGTAACCCTACGTCTGGCGCGTCCCTATCTGGCTTCGGCGGGGGCGACCTTGCACGTTGGGCATGGGGATTTGGTGCAACGCAACGAACGCCTGGTGACCCTGGTATTTGAGCGGGTGAAAAACAGCGACATTATCCAGGGTCTGCCCCGGATTGAGGAACTCTTAGAAGCCCGAAAACCCAAGGATTCTTGCAATCTCGCCCCCCGTTCTGGCCAAGTGCAGGTGACCCGTAGCCCCGATGATACCTATCAAATTAAAATCATCGCCAGCGATGGTCAGGAGGTGAACGACCTCAAAACCGACCCCGGCCAAAATCTGGTGGTGACGGATGGGGAAATCGTCCAGGCCGGGGAACCCCTCACGGACGGCCCGATCAACCCCCACGAACTGCTGGAGTTGTTCTTCAAGGTGTACCGGGAAAACGAGTCCCCCTACGAAGCCTGCCGCCACAGTTTGGAAAAGGTGCAAACCCACCTGGTGAACGAGGTGCAGGGGGTTTATCGCAACCAGGGGATTGAAATTTCCGACAAGCACATCGAGGTGGTGGTGCGGCAGATGACCGCCAAGGTGCTGGTGGAAGACGGCGGCGATACCATGCGTCTGCCGGGGGAAATGATGACCCTGCGGGAAATCGAAAGCCTGAATAATACCGTCCCCGGTGCCCCCGCCCAGTACGGCCCGAAACTGATGGGGATTACCAAGGCGGCTCTGAATACGGATAGTTTCATTTCGGCGGCCAGCTTCCAGGAAACCACCAAGGTACTCACGGAGGCCGCCATCGAAGGCCGGGTGGACTACCTGCGGGGGTTAAAAGAAAACGTGATCATCGGGCGGTTGATCCCAGCGGGAACGGGCTTTTTTGCCGAAAGCTCCAGCGGGTATCGCCACCGCACCGTAATAGAAGTGCCCGAAAGTGAAGAAGAAATCCTGGTGCTGAGCGAGGACATGGTGGACGACTCCACCGACCCCCGCCAGGTGCTAGTGGAAGAGGAGTAA